One part of the Ktedonobacterales bacterium genome encodes these proteins:
- a CDS encoding PQQ-binding-like beta-propeller repeat protein, with translation MARDDALFTPEAVDEQIEQLAGAPGTLAPERGQPTERRLIQNLQRLYETEKADERSIEAVWERLAQQNLAGLSRRSHPSLAGRILPSAGRHSPQEYAPAPRVRRGWSYRLMGMAAAVMLVALVGGLVVGLVLVHHPQNGAAPTATPETTAAPTPTQKPTAPPQNLYAILDGNTVVALNPADGTVKWRYPFSGASEALPPSLTVMNNTVYLWVSQNLVALNASDGTQRWEAKNVGVTGFIWMTKELVFTLPSPTSSGVTLIALNVSDGTVRWSSQQPIHPMDVTANGDAVYVQTQLPATLFVLNVSNGKERWHFGVANSIESVTGDGDTVYVTSGLPETLWALNANNGNVRWHASATDATKFITPTVVNGVVYAPLDGYIQSGGGPAILYALQASDGKELWHSPQAQAGIYYSTPAVSDGVVYTADQQYVYAFNAENGQMRWNSNVGPIYEPAAPIVMNGLIYVESGLGGGSGTLATVIHALNPADGKEVWNFHQELPVDGFPGPLIPLVTNGLVYAYGPSGGAVALDASTGKQLWQNNSNLSDLVIG, from the coding sequence ATGGCACGAGATGATGCGCTCTTTACACCAGAAGCGGTGGATGAACAGATAGAGCAGCTTGCAGGAGCGCCCGGTACGCTCGCGCCAGAAAGAGGGCAGCCGACAGAGCGTCGGCTCATTCAGAACCTGCAACGCCTGTATGAAACTGAGAAAGCGGATGAGCGTTCGATAGAGGCGGTCTGGGAGCGGCTGGCGCAGCAGAATCTTGCCGGGCTTTCGCGCCGGAGCCATCCAAGCCTGGCAGGTCGTATCTTGCCGTCGGCAGGTCGGCACTCCCCCCAGGAGTATGCGCCCGCTCCCCGCGTTCGTAGAGGATGGTCGTATCGCCTGATGGGAATGGCGGCAGCCGTCATGCTGGTGGCGCTGGTCGGCGGCCTGGTGGTTGGGCTGGTGCTGGTTCATCATCCACAAAACGGGGCCGCGCCCACCGCGACGCCTGAGACAACGGCAGCCCCAACGCCGACCCAGAAGCCTACGGCGCCACCGCAAAACCTCTACGCGATCTTAGACGGAAACACCGTTGTGGCGCTTAATCCTGCCGATGGCACAGTGAAGTGGCGCTACCCTTTCAGCGGCGCGTCTGAAGCCTTGCCCCCATCGCTGACGGTGATGAATAACACGGTCTATTTATGGGTATCCCAGAATCTTGTGGCGCTCAATGCCAGCGATGGAACCCAGCGATGGGAAGCAAAGAATGTGGGTGTGACAGGGTTTATCTGGATGACTAAGGAATTGGTTTTTACTCTGCCTTCGCCTACTTCATCGGGAGTCACACTGATTGCGCTGAATGTCAGCGATGGAACGGTGCGCTGGTCCTCGCAGCAGCCGATTCATCCGATGGACGTGACTGCCAATGGCGATGCTGTCTATGTGCAGACACAACTTCCCGCTACCCTGTTTGTGTTGAATGTGAGCAATGGGAAAGAGCGCTGGCACTTCGGGGTTGCAAATTCAATCGAAAGCGTGACTGGCGATGGCGACACGGTGTATGTGACTTCAGGGCTGCCTGAAACGCTCTGGGCGCTGAATGCCAATAATGGCAACGTGCGCTGGCATGCGTCGGCGACCGATGCAACTAAGTTTATCACGCCCACAGTAGTGAATGGGGTGGTCTACGCGCCGCTGGATGGGTATATCCAGTCGGGCGGCGGGCCGGCGATCCTCTATGCCTTGCAGGCGAGCGATGGGAAGGAGCTTTGGCATTCTCCACAGGCGCAGGCGGGCATCTACTATTCGACCCCCGCTGTCAGTGATGGCGTTGTCTATACGGCTGACCAACAGTATGTCTATGCGTTCAATGCCGAAAATGGGCAGATGCGCTGGAATTCCAACGTGGGGCCTATATATGAACCCGCCGCGCCGATAGTCATGAACGGCCTGATCTATGTGGAATCGGGCCTGGGCGGCGGTTCTGGTACTCTGGCGACAGTAATTCATGCGCTCAATCCGGCTGATGGGAAGGAAGTCTGGAATTTCCATCAAGAACTCCCTGTTGATGGCTTTCCAGGCCCCTTGATCCCCCTCGTTACGAATGGACTCGTCTATGCCTATGGGCCGTCTGGAGGCGCGGTGGCGCTGGACGCCAGTACTGGCAAGCAGCTTTGGCAGAATAACAGCAATCTCAGCGATCTTGTTATTGGCTGA
- a CDS encoding sigma-70 family RNA polymerase sigma factor, with protein sequence MQRQPGITRVDESPAAALYQAHAPIILTYLRRHTPSREDAEDLLLEVFLAAFEGGRVERLPEGERIAWLRQVARHKLADHYRRTNQRLTAGLEDAVEIASDDEAMIPEQVALQHEEEQRLHDAISRLPDHQQLIVRLRFAEGMSSAQIANALNKNEGAVRMALSRALNLLRSLYGEY encoded by the coding sequence ATGCAACGACAACCAGGCATTACCAGGGTGGATGAATCACCTGCTGCTGCGCTGTATCAGGCGCATGCGCCGATAATCTTGACCTATCTGCGGCGGCACACGCCTTCGCGGGAGGATGCTGAGGATTTGTTGCTTGAGGTGTTTCTGGCGGCCTTCGAGGGGGGCAGGGTCGAGAGGCTGCCGGAGGGGGAACGTATCGCCTGGCTGCGACAGGTAGCGCGCCACAAGCTGGCCGATCACTATCGCCGGACCAACCAGCGCCTGACGGCGGGGTTGGAGGATGCCGTTGAGATAGCCTCGGACGATGAGGCGATGATTCCAGAGCAGGTCGCTTTGCAGCACGAAGAGGAGCAGCGCCTGCACGATGCGATCAGCCGCCTGCCCGATCACCAACAACTGATCGTGCGTTTACGCTTTGCCGAGGGTATGAGCAGCGCGCAAATTGCCAACGCGCTCAATAAAAACGAGGGGGCTGTGCGTATGGCCCTTTCGCGGGCGCTGAACCTCTTGCGCTCCCTGTATGGGGAGTACTAG
- a CDS encoding response regulator, with product MTPRPPSPPRLLIVEHDAGVRDLLAAFLMAEGYTVSLAASLVEAYRLLDEQTFHLILTDLFSSNPRDRFGSVELLRDAARPTPVGVLTGWNIAEEEIGQRGFAFLERKPFDIEQLFALIVACLSTPPNPGACVPLPPGVLLVEPDGAARESLAGALTQEGYEVSDAACLEEACALVDERCFHLILAHLPGGSQFGGQAHLLLRHARPTPVGLITDQRPRGNEAAEQGFAFFAPEAVDLARLLTQVDAAITPSLNEEQRCQAESVRGLFAAINAEDRVTLETLCTEDMLFFPPPTSRFHSVKRMQGVGAYWAQLEAVKRVFPGYWLDHVLLYPHPKGLAIRYQSRWQMPDGRTQHSTGATLFCFKGHRIAQIAAWANTVQNLDLLEKGKRSSA from the coding sequence ATGACGCCACGCCCGCCTTCTCCCCCGCGCCTGCTGATAGTGGAGCATGACGCCGGGGTTCGAGACCTCCTTGCAGCTTTCCTGATGGCGGAAGGCTACACAGTCTCTCTGGCGGCATCTCTGGTGGAGGCGTACAGGCTCCTCGATGAACAGACTTTCCATCTGATCCTCACCGATCTGTTCAGCAGCAATCCCAGGGACCGTTTTGGTTCTGTCGAACTGCTGCGCGACGCTGCTCGGCCCACGCCTGTTGGCGTGTTGACAGGCTGGAATATTGCGGAGGAAGAGATCGGGCAGAGGGGTTTTGCTTTTCTGGAGCGCAAGCCCTTTGATATTGAGCAGCTTTTTGCTTTGATTGTCGCCTGCCTGAGTACGCCCCCCAACCCCGGCGCGTGTGTTCCTTTGCCCCCTGGTGTGCTGCTGGTGGAACCGGATGGGGCGGCGCGCGAGTCCCTGGCGGGCGCGCTGACCCAGGAAGGGTATGAGGTTTCCGATGCTGCTTGCCTGGAAGAGGCGTGCGCCCTCGTTGATGAACGCTGCTTTCACCTGATTCTGGCTCACCTGCCTGGCGGCTCTCAATTTGGCGGGCAGGCGCATCTGCTGCTGCGGCACGCGCGGCCAACGCCTGTGGGTCTGATTACAGACCAGCGCCCGCGCGGGAATGAGGCTGCTGAGCAGGGATTTGCTTTCTTCGCGCCCGAAGCGGTTGATCTGGCGAGGCTGCTGACGCAGGTTGATGCTGCGATTACGCCATCGCTGAACGAGGAGCAGCGGTGTCAGGCCGAGAGCGTGCGGGGCCTTTTCGCTGCGATCAATGCTGAGGATCGGGTGACGCTGGAAACGCTTTGCACCGAGGATATGCTCTTCTTCCCGCCGCCCACGAGCAGGTTTCACTCGGTCAAGAGGATGCAGGGGGTGGGCGCGTATTGGGCGCAATTGGAGGCGGTGAAGCGGGTGTTTCCAGGCTACTGGCTGGACCACGTTCTGCTCTATCCCCATCCGAAGGGGCTGGCTATCCGCTATCAATCCAGGTGGCAAATGCCAGATGGCCGGACGCAGCACAGCACCGGGGCGACGCTGTTTTGCTTCAAGGGCCATCGGATTGCCCAGATTGCCGCGTGGGCGAATACTGTCCAGAATCTCGATCTGCTTGAAAAAGGGAAGCGTTCCAGCGCCTGA
- a CDS encoding WD40 repeat domain-containing serine/threonine-protein kinase, with translation MSSSLEYCATCGAANPPGAVSCFACGQPPLAAAPATSGAPSAPPAPHSLLKQRYRLVAQVGKGGFGAVYQAEDCDLGNRLVAVKEMQPNGLRSQELQEATEAFRREALLLAGLAHPNLPRIYDHFSEDGRWYLVMDFIEGETLEAYLGKAPGGRLPLGRALEIGLHLCAVLEYLHTRQPPIIFRDLKPSNVLLTADDMPHLVDFGIARLFKPGQAKDTVAFGSPGYAAPEQYGKAQTTPRSDIYGLGALLHHLLTGNDPSETPFRFAPLSDPALAGIGGLIAQMVQLDEASRPASMAEVKRELEALAAGAANGQRASRQIVGAGQPQPSQQQAAPPADTRRSVLLRGVGMRVLKGVLPTYKGHRGRVNTLAWSPDGARIVSGGADRTAQVWDVTAGKTLWTYRAALKWVLAVDWSPDGGLIVVGGASPLSWWHNPVLVLDAETGKKLLKYTVHFKWILAVDWSPDGQRVASASGGLLSRWDDIVHVWDAARGTTLSSYSRHANTIHAVAWSPDGSRIASGSADGTVQVWDAATAQPLLTCRGDRWNGVSVEWSPVRALAWSPDGKRIASACDQVVQVWEADAQKPVGTRSWVHFGIRTVRMWENDKPLLMYHGHSQRVLAVAWSPDGLHLASGGDDGTAQVWDADTGEARMYYQGHMGPVSAIAWSPDGKHIASGGADRTVQVWDAR, from the coding sequence ATGAGTTCTTCCCTGGAATATTGCGCGACGTGCGGCGCGGCCAACCCGCCGGGGGCCGTGTCGTGCTTTGCGTGTGGGCAGCCTCCGCTGGCTGCCGCTCCTGCCACGTCTGGCGCGCCCAGCGCGCCGCCAGCCCCCCACTCACTGTTGAAGCAGCGTTATCGCCTGGTGGCCCAGGTGGGCAAAGGCGGTTTTGGCGCGGTCTATCAGGCCGAAGATTGCGATCTGGGCAATCGGCTGGTGGCGGTCAAAGAGATGCAGCCCAATGGCCTGCGATCCCAGGAACTGCAAGAGGCGACAGAGGCGTTTCGCCGCGAGGCGCTGCTGCTGGCGGGGCTGGCGCATCCGAATCTGCCGCGCATTTATGATCATTTCAGCGAGGATGGGCGCTGGTATCTGGTGATGGATTTTATTGAGGGGGAGACGCTGGAGGCGTATCTGGGCAAAGCGCCAGGGGGACGCCTGCCGCTGGGACGCGCGCTTGAGATTGGCCTGCACCTCTGTGCCGTGCTGGAGTATTTACATACGCGCCAGCCGCCGATTATTTTCCGCGATCTGAAGCCCTCAAATGTGCTGCTGACGGCGGATGACATGCCGCATCTGGTGGATTTTGGGATCGCGCGCCTGTTCAAGCCAGGGCAGGCGAAAGATACCGTCGCTTTTGGCTCGCCAGGGTATGCCGCGCCGGAACAATATGGCAAGGCGCAGACGACGCCGCGCTCGGACATTTATGGGCTGGGCGCGCTGCTGCATCATCTGCTGACGGGCAATGATCCTTCCGAGACGCCCTTTCGTTTCGCGCCGCTGAGCGATCCCGCCCTGGCGGGGATTGGCGGGCTGATCGCGCAGATGGTGCAGTTGGATGAGGCCAGCCGCCCGGCCAGCATGGCGGAGGTGAAACGGGAATTGGAGGCGCTGGCGGCTGGGGCAGCCAACGGCCAGCGCGCCAGCAGGCAGATCGTCGGCGCGGGCCAGCCGCAGCCTTCTCAGCAGCAGGCTGCGCCCCCAGCCGACACGCGACGGAGCGTGTTGCTGAGAGGTGTGGGCATGCGGGTGCTGAAAGGGGTGCTTCCCACTTATAAGGGGCATAGGGGCCGGGTGAATACGCTGGCGTGGTCGCCCGATGGCGCTCGTATCGTTTCTGGCGGCGCTGATCGAACGGCGCAGGTCTGGGATGTGACGGCTGGCAAGACACTCTGGACGTATCGAGCGGCGTTGAAATGGGTGCTGGCGGTGGACTGGTCGCCCGATGGCGGGCTGATCGTCGTCGGGGGGGCCAGCCCGCTCTCCTGGTGGCATAATCCGGTGCTGGTGTTGGACGCCGAAACGGGGAAAAAGCTCCTCAAGTATACCGTCCATTTCAAGTGGATACTGGCGGTGGACTGGTCGCCCGATGGGCAGCGCGTGGCTTCGGCGAGCGGCGGCCTGCTTTCCCGCTGGGATGACATCGTACACGTCTGGGATGCTGCCAGAGGGACTACTCTCTCCTCTTATAGCAGGCACGCCAATACGATACACGCGGTAGCCTGGTCGCCCGATGGCAGCCGTATTGCTTCGGGCAGCGCGGATGGGACGGTGCAGGTGTGGGATGCTGCCACCGCGCAGCCCCTCTTAACCTGTCGCGGCGATAGATGGAACGGGGTCTCGGTGGAGTGGTCGCCCGTGCGCGCCCTGGCCTGGTCGCCCGATGGCAAGCGGATTGCCTCTGCTTGCGATCAGGTGGTGCAGGTGTGGGAAGCGGATGCTCAGAAGCCTGTTGGAACGCGCTCCTGGGTGCATTTTGGCATTCGGACGGTGCGGATGTGGGAGAATGATAAGCCCCTGCTCATGTATCACGGCCATAGCCAGAGAGTGCTGGCGGTGGCGTGGTCGCCCGATGGCCTGCACCTGGCCTCCGGGGGTGATGATGGGACGGCGCAGGTCTGGGATGCGGATACGGGCGAGGCGCGGATGTACTATCAAGGTCATATGGGGCCGGTCAGCGCGATTGCCTGGTCGCCGGATGGCAAACACATTGCTTCTGGCGGCGCTGATCGAACGGTGCAGGTGTGGGACGCGCGCTAA
- a CDS encoding protein kinase, translated as MTSSSAYCPKCGGKNEPEAVVCFACGESMLAASVLEPLLSSAAPRSTRELPILLIRQRYQIVKRLGEGGFGAVYQAEDRELGNRLVAVKEMSYSGLATQELQEATEAFHQEAILLAGLSHPGLPRIYDHFSEGGHWYLVMEFIEGETLEKRLDRSMKKHLTVKEALQLGVKLCDVLEYLHTRQPPIIFRDLKPSNVMMTPDGAVYLIDFGIARLFKPGQQKDTMAFGSPGYAAPEQYGKAQTTPRSDVFSLGALLHYLVTGNDPSDTPFRFAPLTMPRPTGLGTFIGHMVNLDEYKRPPSMGIVKREMERLLAAWAERQRGPAPSMPFPPYQTATGFLPAMRPPYPTATFPTATGPHWLPPPTGTMPPFQATGSMRVVGPPQPYPAPALTPVAPPPARARRRWPGRQNLWIVFLIGAVVFILLLMLLLFGLAAQLAPPPYPGY; from the coding sequence ATGACCTCTTCCTCTGCGTACTGTCCTAAATGTGGCGGGAAGAACGAGCCGGAGGCGGTGGTGTGCTTCGCCTGCGGGGAGTCAATGCTGGCAGCATCGGTGCTGGAGCCGCTGTTGTCGTCGGCAGCGCCCAGGTCAACCAGAGAACTGCCCATTCTGTTGATTCGGCAACGCTACCAGATTGTGAAGCGCCTTGGTGAAGGCGGTTTTGGCGCGGTCTATCAAGCTGAGGATCGTGAGTTGGGCAACCGGCTGGTGGCGGTCAAGGAGATGAGTTACAGCGGCCTGGCTACTCAGGAACTTCAGGAGGCGACAGAAGCTTTTCATCAGGAGGCGATTTTGCTGGCGGGCCTGTCGCACCCGGGGCTGCCGCGCATCTATGATCACTTCAGCGAGGGCGGACACTGGTATCTGGTGATGGAGTTTATCGAGGGTGAGACGCTGGAGAAGCGCCTGGATCGTTCGATGAAGAAGCATCTGACGGTGAAGGAGGCGCTTCAGCTTGGCGTCAAGCTGTGTGACGTGCTGGAATATCTGCATACGCGCCAGCCGCCGATTATCTTCCGCGATCTGAAGCCCTCGAATGTGATGATGACGCCTGATGGGGCCGTCTATCTGATTGACTTTGGGATTGCGCGCCTGTTCAAGCCAGGGCAGCAGAAAGATACGATGGCCTTTGGATCGCCGGGCTATGCCGCGCCGGAACAATATGGCAAGGCGCAGACAACGCCGCGCTCGGATGTCTTTAGCCTGGGCGCGCTGCTGCATTATCTGGTGACGGGTAATGACCCATCCGATACGCCGTTCCGCTTCGCGCCGCTGACGATGCCCCGGCCAACGGGCCTGGGGACATTTATCGGTCATATGGTCAATCTGGATGAATACAAACGCCCGCCGAGCATGGGGATTGTCAAGCGCGAAATGGAGCGCCTGCTGGCCGCCTGGGCCGAACGCCAGCGGGGGCCAGCGCCTTCGATGCCGTTCCCACCGTATCAGACCGCGACGGGGTTCTTGCCCGCCATGCGGCCACCCTACCCGACCGCCACCTTTCCGACGGCTACGGGGCCACACTGGCTTCCGCCGCCGACTGGAACGATGCCGCCGTTTCAGGCAACCGGTTCTATGCGCGTGGTGGGGCCACCCCAGCCGTATCCAGCGCCCGCGCTGACTCCGGTAGCGCCGCCTCCGGCTCGCGCCAGGAGACGCTGGCCTGGTCGGCAAAACCTGTGGATAGTTTTTTTAATAGGGGCGGTTGTGTTTATCCTCCTTCTTATGCTTCTGCTTTTTGGGTTGGCGGCGCAACTAGCGCCTCCGCCTTACCCTGGTTATTAG
- a CDS encoding WD40 repeat domain-containing protein, which yields MQAQLGPMHSYAGHTGPVLAINFHPRIERFASCGADSSVRLWIPGYNQPSLTLTQHNQTSWLFALGFHPKIELLAGASATGQVWLWDTGPGHSAGIWGGHDAEALALAFSSDGSQLATGSADGTVLIRDSLKGSRLGRLLHPDTVCSLTWSPDDQYLLTGSEDGQTRVWDAASEQMLAVLYQSNGWVNSVAWSPSGHLIACGLETGEAIVLEASTGQPQHILEGHTASVLSVAFSADSQTLATGSADGTARLWEVATGHLMAVAGNHRQAVTAVAFSPQIKERDTFWLATASRDSLVRLWSLAISP from the coding sequence ATGCAGGCGCAGCTAGGGCCAATGCACTCCTACGCTGGGCATACGGGGCCAGTCCTTGCTATCAATTTCCATCCCAGGATCGAGCGGTTTGCAAGCTGCGGCGCTGATAGCTCCGTCCGACTCTGGATACCAGGCTACAATCAGCCCTCACTCACCCTGACCCAGCATAACCAGACTTCCTGGCTCTTTGCGCTCGGCTTTCATCCCAAAATCGAACTGTTGGCTGGCGCATCGGCCACCGGACAGGTCTGGCTGTGGGATACCGGCCCCGGCCATTCCGCCGGTATCTGGGGCGGACACGACGCCGAAGCGTTGGCGCTCGCGTTCAGCAGCGATGGAAGTCAGCTAGCCACCGGCTCGGCAGATGGCACAGTCCTCATCCGCGACAGCCTCAAAGGATCGCGCCTGGGGCGCCTGCTCCACCCCGATACGGTCTGCTCGCTCACCTGGTCGCCAGACGACCAGTATCTCCTCACCGGATCGGAAGATGGGCAAACCCGTGTATGGGACGCTGCCAGCGAGCAAATGCTGGCCGTCCTCTACCAGTCCAATGGCTGGGTGAACAGCGTCGCCTGGAGTCCCAGCGGCCATCTGATCGCCTGTGGCCTGGAAACAGGAGAGGCCATAGTGCTGGAAGCGTCAACAGGGCAACCCCAACACATCCTGGAGGGACACACAGCCAGTGTGCTGAGCGTGGCCTTTAGCGCCGATAGCCAGACCCTCGCCACCGGCAGCGCCGACGGCACAGCGCGCCTGTGGGAAGTCGCCACCGGACACCTGATGGCCGTCGCCGGAAACCATCGCCAGGCCGTCACTGCCGTTGCCTTCTCGCCTCAGATAAAAGAGCGCGATACCTTCTGGCTTGCCACCGCCAGCCGCGACAGCCTCGTGCGCCTGTGGTCGCTCGCCATCTCGCCATAA
- a CDS encoding transposase codes for MYNVRRVSLGRTAQLDTLAHACGELYSQTVVSYWRMVRKQSLWLKPKHLMRWHTSPLLHAHTSDACVQSFFAALNSWRERRKTDPRARPPRKRKWYFRIEYKNTAMRHRDGLLTLSNGRGNTPLVLDWPWQTPKTLVIRWVGTQYEAIATYRQTEADCQPIGTAVAGIDLGEIHLAVAHDGQRTFIANGRLLRAKRRYQNKLKGRPSSLINTKKKGSHRRKRLVRSKRKQLAKLKHQIREIEHKQTSRLITTLHERGVQRLVIGDVRDIRQDNDKGAVANQKIHQWSAGKVRFYLTYKAERHGMQAVLQDEHHTSKTCPVCGQRRKSVPKGRVFTCPHPACRFSYHRDGVGAINIRAKYRGELGIPRVVGEMAPPTGLRYTAHVRCSSLPLDGHQQPEWREAAGL; via the coding sequence ATGTATAACGTCCGGCGCGTCTCTCTGGGCAGGACAGCACAACTGGACACACTGGCTCATGCTTGTGGCGAGTTGTACAGCCAGACGGTGGTTTCCTACTGGCGCATGGTGCGCAAGCAGAGCCTTTGGCTCAAGCCAAAACATCTCATGCGCTGGCACACGTCTCCACTGCTCCATGCCCATACCTCTGATGCGTGCGTGCAATCCTTCTTTGCCGCTCTGAACTCTTGGAGAGAACGGCGGAAAACCGACCCCAGAGCCAGACCCCCACGCAAGCGCAAGTGGTACTTTCGCATCGAGTATAAAAACACAGCCATGCGCCATAGAGATGGCCTGCTCACCCTCTCTAATGGCCGGGGCAATACACCGCTGGTGTTAGATTGGCCCTGGCAAACGCCTAAGACGCTGGTCATTCGCTGGGTCGGCACGCAGTACGAAGCCATTGCCACCTATCGCCAGACTGAGGCAGACTGTCAGCCTATTGGCACAGCAGTGGCTGGGATTGATCTCGGCGAAATCCATCTGGCGGTGGCCCATGATGGACAGCGGACCTTCATTGCCAATGGGCGACTCTTGCGGGCCAAACGGCGCTATCAGAATAAGCTCAAAGGACGCCCTTCTTCCCTGATCAACACCAAGAAGAAGGGCAGTCACCGTAGGAAGCGGCTGGTCCGCTCCAAGCGGAAACAACTGGCGAAACTCAAACACCAGATACGTGAGATCGAACACAAGCAAACCAGCAGGCTTATTACCACGCTCCATGAGAGAGGCGTGCAAAGGCTGGTGATTGGCGATGTGCGCGACATTCGACAGGACAACGATAAAGGGGCGGTTGCCAACCAGAAGATACACCAATGGTCCGCAGGCAAAGTCCGCTTCTATCTCACCTACAAGGCCGAGCGACACGGCATGCAGGCGGTGTTACAGGATGAACACCATACGAGCAAGACGTGTCCGGTCTGTGGGCAGCGACGGAAGTCTGTACCCAAGGGCCGGGTGTTCACCTGCCCGCATCCTGCCTGTCGCTTCTCGTATCACCGGGATGGCGTAGGAGCTATCAATATCAGGGCCAAGTATCGCGGGGAGTTAGGTATCCCCCGCGTAGTTGGGGAGATGGCGCCCCCCACTGGACTGCGCTATACAGCACACGTCCGGTGTAGCTCGCTGCCGCTGGATGGACACCAGCAACCAGAGTGGCGAGAAGCCGCTGGGTTGTAA
- a CDS encoding alanine--tRNA ligase, which translates to MTGEELRQSFLTFFAERGHAIIPSAPLVPENDPTALFISAGMQPLVPYLLGESHPKGRRLADVQKCLRTDDIEEVGDISHNTFFEMLGFWSLGDYWKQDSLRWTLDWFTRVLGLEQERISFTVFAGDDDAPRDDEAAQVWLSLGIPQERIYYLPKKDNWWGPAGKTGPCGPDSELFYDTGRPKHGPDCQPGCGCGKYIEIGNNVFLQYTKTTEGAFKPLAQRSIDVGLGLERTLCVITHVEDVYTTDLFAPIVERIHALCQRGQAFLAPEQEQRLTRITADHLRAATFMIADGVTPSNVEQGYICRRLIRRAVRCGHELGIPGAGARASAASETTGHQPRQAPAAEIARVVISHYGQSYPELTQRQQQILAALGREEERFSQTLARGLREFQKLEEGLRQRGENLLAGEAVFRLFDTFGFPPTLTAELAQERGLSVDLDGFDLLFKQHQERSRQANEGRFAGGLADHSERTTQLHTATHLLQQALRDVLGPHVRQMGSNITTERLRFDFAHPKKLTPEEVGRVEEIVNQQIARDLQTQMQMMPLQQALDQGALAFFGERYADTVKVYKIGDYSMEVCGGPHVSHTGGLGRFKITRAESIGQGVQRVRADLIEEPA; encoded by the coding sequence ATGACTGGCGAGGAGTTACGGCAATCTTTTCTCACCTTCTTTGCGGAGCGCGGCCATGCCATCATCCCCTCAGCGCCGCTCGTACCCGAAAACGACCCGACCGCCCTATTCATCAGCGCCGGGATGCAGCCGCTGGTCCCCTATCTGCTCGGCGAAAGCCATCCCAAGGGTCGGCGGCTGGCGGACGTGCAAAAATGTCTGCGCACCGACGACATCGAAGAAGTGGGCGACATCAGCCACAACACCTTCTTTGAGATGCTGGGCTTCTGGTCCCTGGGCGATTACTGGAAACAGGACTCGCTGCGCTGGACACTGGACTGGTTCACTCGCGTGCTGGGGCTGGAGCAGGAGCGCATCTCCTTCACCGTCTTTGCGGGCGACGACGACGCCCCCCGCGACGACGAGGCCGCGCAGGTCTGGCTGAGCCTGGGCATCCCCCAGGAGCGCATCTATTACCTGCCCAAAAAAGACAACTGGTGGGGACCGGCGGGCAAGACTGGCCCCTGCGGCCCCGACTCCGAACTCTTCTACGACACAGGCCGCCCCAAACACGGCCCCGATTGCCAGCCCGGCTGCGGCTGCGGCAAATATATCGAGATCGGCAACAACGTCTTCCTGCAATACACCAAAACGACTGAAGGCGCGTTCAAGCCGCTGGCGCAGCGCAGCATAGATGTCGGCCTGGGTCTGGAGCGCACCCTTTGTGTCATTACCCACGTTGAGGATGTCTACACCACTGATCTTTTTGCGCCCATCGTCGAGCGCATCCACGCCCTGTGCCAGCGCGGCCAGGCGTTCCTCGCGCCAGAGCAAGAGCAGCGCCTGACACGCATCACCGCCGATCACCTGCGCGCGGCCACCTTTATGATCGCCGATGGCGTCACGCCCAGCAACGTCGAGCAGGGCTACATCTGCCGCCGCTTGATTCGCCGCGCGGTGCGCTGCGGCCACGAACTGGGCATCCCAGGCGCGGGCGCGCGAGCGAGCGCAGCGAGCGAGACGACGGGGCACCAGCCGAGGCAAGCGCCCGCCGCCGAAATAGCGCGCGTGGTCATCAGCCACTATGGGCAGAGTTACCCTGAACTCACCCAGCGCCAGCAGCAGATTCTCGCCGCGCTAGGGCGCGAAGAAGAACGCTTCAGCCAGACGCTGGCGCGCGGGCTGCGCGAGTTCCAGAAGCTAGAGGAAGGGTTGCGCCAGCGCGGCGAAAATCTGCTGGCGGGCGAAGCCGTCTTCCGCCTCTTCGACACGTTTGGCTTCCCGCCGACCCTGACAGCGGAACTGGCCCAGGAACGCGGCCTGAGCGTTGACCTGGATGGCTTCGATCTCCTCTTCAAGCAGCATCAGGAACGCTCCCGCCAGGCCAACGAAGGCCGCTTTGCTGGCGGCCTGGCTGACCACAGCGAGCGCACCACCCAACTGCACACCGCCACCCACCTGCTTCAACAGGCGCTGCGCGACGTGCTGGGTCCGCATGTGCGCCAGATGGGCAGCAACATCACCACCGAGCGGCTGCGCTTCGACTTCGCGCACCCCAAGAAACTGACACCCGAAGAAGTCGGGCGCGTCGAAGAGATCGTCAATCAGCAGATCGCGCGCGACCTTCAGACACAGATGCAGATGATGCCTTTGCAGCAGGCGCTTGATCAGGGCGCGCTCGCCTTCTTTGGCGAACGCTACGCCGATACCGTCAAAGTCTACAAAATTGGCGATTATTCGATGGAGGTCTGCGGCGGCCCCCACGTCTCCCATACCGGCGGCCTGGGGCGCTTCAAGATCACCAGAGCCGAATCCATCGGCCAGGGCGTGCAGCGCGTCCGCGCCGACTTGATCGAAGAGCCAGCCTAA